A genomic stretch from Candidatus Nitrotoga arctica includes:
- a CDS encoding MraY family glycosyltransferase: MSHYAPLIAALITMLVITIIVFSKAGKKIQDIPNERSLHVEPIPRIGGVGLMAGLLSAWALMVMSLAWWVVLPMILLFAVSLLDDVRGLPVRQRLLAHVAAAAILVLGSGLLAQGIAQALLVLLCVVWMTNLFNFMDGSDGLAGGMTFFGFTMYGVAALMHGADTQAMLNFSIGAAGLGLLYYNFYPAQVFMGDAGSIPLGFLSAAMGLWGWQQELWPGWFPLLVFSPFIIDASVTLLKRMLRREKISQAHREHYYQRLVQIGWGHRNVALFEYILMFAVGASAIWCLHQSTEWPWLLFLIWGGIYTGLMLILDNCWKAFQRSQRG, translated from the coding sequence ATGTCGCATTACGCCCCTCTGATTGCAGCTCTGATCACTATGTTGGTGATTACTATTATCGTATTCAGTAAAGCGGGTAAAAAAATTCAAGATATCCCCAATGAACGTTCATTGCATGTGGAGCCGATTCCGCGCATTGGAGGGGTGGGGTTGATGGCGGGTCTCCTGTCTGCCTGGGCATTGATGGTGATGTCACTAGCTTGGTGGGTGGTATTACCCATGATTTTATTATTTGCTGTTTCTTTGTTAGATGACGTGCGCGGTCTGCCAGTGCGACAACGTTTGTTGGCGCACGTCGCGGCTGCTGCAATTCTGGTGCTCGGCTCGGGCTTGCTGGCGCAGGGTATAGCTCAGGCTTTACTCGTGTTGCTGTGCGTAGTTTGGATGACCAATCTATTTAATTTTATGGATGGATCGGATGGCTTGGCTGGAGGTATGACATTTTTCGGCTTCACCATGTATGGCGTAGCAGCACTGATGCATGGCGCTGATACTCAGGCCATGTTAAATTTTTCAATCGGTGCCGCTGGGCTGGGTCTGCTTTATTACAATTTTTATCCGGCTCAAGTATTCATGGGTGATGCAGGATCCATTCCGCTTGGTTTTTTATCTGCCGCGATGGGATTGTGGGGCTGGCAACAGGAATTATGGCCTGGATGGTTTCCGTTGTTGGTATTCTCTCCTTTCATTATAGATGCTAGTGTCACCTTGCTAAAACGTATGTTGCGTCGTGAAAAAATCTCTCAAGCGCATCGCGAACATTATTACCAACGCTTAGTGCAGATTGGTTGGGGGCATCGTAATGTCGCATTATTTGAATATATTTTGATGTTTGCGGTCGGCGCATCTGCCATTTGGTGTTTGCATCAGTCCACCGAATGGCCATGGCTACTGTTTCTGATATGGGGGGGGATTTATACTGGACTAATGCTAATTTTGGATAATTGCTGGAAAGCATTTCAGCGAAGCCAGCGTGGCTAA
- a CDS encoding class I SAM-dependent methyltransferase has translation MFKKIEKCRICGNKHLECVLDLGVQMLTGIFPREKSAKITTGPLRLVKCMGGNDICGLLQLEHSYSSDEMYGENYGYRSGLNASMVSHLNNKVKKILERVDLRKGDLVIDIGSNDSTTLQAYPSSGPDLVGIDPTGIKFHSYYPPHIQLIPNFFSSALVKEYFPKRKAKVVTSFSMFYDLEDPTDFMQQVYDILADDGVWVFEQSYMPTMLEMNSYDTVCHEHVEFYALRQIKWMADRVGFKIIDVEFNEVNGGSFSITVSKSHDDLTPAPLVKHILDREQANGLDTLVPYQKFAERVAKTKYDLLAFIETIHAENKTVAALGASTKGNVLLQYCGVTEKDISFVGEVNPEKYDCYTPGTWIPIIPETELLLQKLDYLIVLPWHFRKFFQENDKYRGVNLVFPLPNIEVVKR, from the coding sequence ATGTTTAAAAAAATTGAAAAGTGCAGAATTTGTGGCAATAAGCATCTGGAGTGTGTGCTCGATTTGGGAGTGCAGATGCTGACGGGGATATTTCCGCGTGAGAAGAGTGCAAAAATCACGACTGGCCCACTGCGTTTGGTGAAATGCATGGGGGGAAATGATATCTGCGGATTATTGCAGCTTGAGCACTCCTACAGTTCTGATGAGATGTATGGCGAGAACTATGGTTATCGCTCCGGCCTAAATGCCAGCATGGTAAGCCACCTCAACAACAAGGTGAAAAAAATCCTTGAGCGGGTTGATTTGCGCAAAGGCGATCTTGTTATTGATATTGGTAGTAACGACAGCACTACGTTGCAGGCATATCCATCCTCGGGGCCGGATCTGGTAGGCATTGACCCGACGGGCATCAAATTTCACAGCTATTACCCACCGCACATTCAATTAATCCCCAATTTCTTTTCTTCAGCTTTAGTTAAAGAATATTTCCCAAAGCGAAAGGCCAAAGTAGTCACTTCGTTCTCGATGTTCTACGACCTAGAAGACCCCACGGACTTTATGCAACAGGTGTACGACATACTTGCAGATGACGGAGTTTGGGTATTTGAGCAAAGCTATATGCCGACTATGCTCGAGATGAATTCATATGACACAGTTTGTCATGAGCATGTTGAGTTTTATGCTCTGCGCCAGATCAAATGGATGGCTGACAGAGTGGGCTTTAAGATTATTGATGTGGAGTTCAATGAAGTTAATGGGGGTAGCTTCTCAATCACGGTATCGAAATCACATGACGATTTAACACCAGCTCCTTTGGTGAAACATATTCTTGATCGCGAACAGGCAAATGGGCTAGATACGCTTGTGCCTTATCAAAAATTTGCGGAACGTGTAGCTAAAACGAAATATGATTTACTGGCTTTCATCGAAACAATTCATGCAGAAAATAAAACTGTCGCGGCACTTGGTGCATCTACAAAAGGAAACGTGCTGTTGCAATATTGCGGAGTGACAGAAAAAGACATTTCGTTTGTTGGCGAGGTTAACCCAGAAAAGTATGACTGCTACACACCAGGCACATGGATCCCTATCATTCCCGAGACAGAGTTACTGTTACAAAAATTGGATTATCTGATTGTATTGCCATGGCATTTTAGAAAATTCTTCCAAGAAAATGATAAATATAGAGGAGTAAACTTGGTGTTTCCGCTCCCAAACATCGAGGTTGTTAAACGATAA
- a CDS encoding UDP-glucose 4-epimerase family protein encodes MKFMISGAGGFVGKALCAELLRRGQSVSAAVRSGSSLIENTEVIIIGAIDGETNWADALRDVDVVIHLAARVHVMRESATDPLAEFLQVNLHGTSNLARQAACFGVKRLVYVSSIKVNGEQTSATQSFTELDEPSPQDFYSISKWQAEQALWRIARETGLEIVIVRPPLVYGAGVKGNFAQMLTVAAKHIPLPFASVHNRRSLIYVENLVDALIACATHPVAAGQTYLVCDGEDVSTPDLLHQLGGAMGFPARLLPFPLSWLRILGKLSGKSDQVERLLSSLQVDSGKIRRDLNWAPPYTLQQGLQATAESHRCLDKKS; translated from the coding sequence ATGAAATTTATGATTTCAGGGGCTGGTGGCTTTGTTGGTAAAGCACTCTGTGCTGAATTGCTCCGGCGAGGACAATCTGTAAGCGCGGCGGTGCGTTCAGGGAGTTCGTTGATTGAAAATACTGAAGTCATAATCATCGGCGCAATTGATGGTGAGACGAATTGGGCTGATGCGTTACGCGATGTGGATGTGGTGATTCATCTTGCCGCACGAGTGCATGTAATGCGCGAGAGCGCTACCGATCCATTGGCGGAGTTTCTCCAGGTCAACCTGCACGGCACTTCAAATCTCGCTCGGCAGGCTGCTTGCTTTGGGGTGAAGCGGCTTGTTTACGTTAGCTCGATCAAGGTGAATGGCGAGCAGACCAGCGCAACTCAGTCATTTACAGAGTTGGATGAACCCAGTCCACAGGATTTTTACAGCATCTCGAAATGGCAAGCTGAACAAGCGTTGTGGCGCATTGCCCGAGAAACCGGTTTGGAAATTGTGATTGTGCGTCCGCCATTGGTTTACGGTGCGGGAGTAAAAGGCAACTTTGCACAAATGCTAACGGTGGCCGCCAAACACATTCCTTTGCCATTTGCTTCTGTGCATAACCGTCGCAGTCTGATTTACGTGGAAAATCTGGTGGATGCCTTGATAGCCTGCGCGACCCATCCTGTCGCCGCAGGCCAGACTTATTTAGTATGTGATGGTGAGGATGTTTCCACCCCGGATTTGTTGCACCAATTAGGGGGTGCGATGGGATTCCCGGCGCGCTTATTGCCGTTCCCGCTTAGCTGGTTACGTATATTAGGAAAATTATCCGGCAAATCTGATCAAGTCGAACGGTTACTCAGTTCGTTGCAGGTCGATAGTGGTAAAATCCGCCGTGATTTAAATTGGGCTCCTCCTTATACTTTACAACAGGGACTGCAAGCGACCGCAGAATCGCACCGATGCTTAGATAAGAAGAGTTAA
- a CDS encoding GDP-mannose 4,6-dehydratase: protein MKTAIITGITGQDGSYLADLLLTNGYRVVGAVRNIQNAKESLTTVLMQSVKLVTWNMLDQCRMTEVLAEYRPAEIYNLAAYSSGAGMFNDAVDIGEVNGLAVARILDAIRAVDTNIRFCQASSSEMFGNALESPQSESTPFRPRTPYGAAKLYAHSMIQIYRQHYGLYGCSAILFNHESPRRGLDFVTRKITHAVAKIKLGLVNELYLGNLDARRDWGFAGDYVRAMWLMLQHPHADDYVVATGETHLVRELCEIAFGYFNLDYRDYVREDSASYRPIESVQLVGNSKKVRNQLGWIPEVGFHEMISMMVDADLRKLIEQNNAKG from the coding sequence ATGAAAACAGCCATAATCACCGGTATAACTGGCCAAGATGGTTCATATTTGGCGGATTTGTTGCTTACCAACGGCTATCGTGTCGTTGGTGCAGTTAGAAATATACAAAATGCCAAAGAGTCGCTCACCACAGTATTGATGCAAAGTGTTAAGTTAGTCACATGGAACATGTTGGATCAATGTCGAATGACAGAAGTATTGGCTGAATATCGCCCAGCTGAGATTTATAACCTGGCCGCCTACTCCTCGGGGGCCGGAATGTTCAATGATGCTGTTGATATTGGAGAGGTGAATGGACTTGCGGTTGCTCGTATTCTGGATGCCATTCGGGCAGTGGATACCAATATTCGTTTCTGCCAGGCATCGAGTAGTGAAATGTTTGGCAATGCACTCGAAAGCCCTCAATCAGAATCAACACCGTTTCGACCTCGTACCCCATATGGTGCCGCAAAACTTTATGCGCATTCGATGATCCAGATTTACCGCCAGCATTATGGATTATATGGATGTTCGGCAATCCTGTTCAATCACGAGAGTCCCCGTCGTGGATTAGACTTTGTAACAAGAAAAATAACACATGCAGTGGCGAAGATTAAATTGGGATTGGTGAATGAGCTTTACTTGGGAAATCTCGATGCGCGCCGTGATTGGGGCTTTGCGGGAGATTATGTGCGCGCAATGTGGCTGATGTTACAACACCCGCACGCGGATGATTATGTGGTTGCCACTGGTGAAACGCATTTGGTGCGAGAACTGTGTGAAATCGCCTTTGGGTATTTCAATTTGGATTATCGCGACTATGTCCGCGAGGATTCTGCTTCATATCGTCCTATTGAATCAGTGCAGTTAGTGGGAAACTCCAAGAAGGTGAGAAATCAACTTGGCTGGATACCTGAGGTAGGGTTTCACGAGATGATAAGCATGATGGTGGATGCCGATTTGCGTAAGCTCATTGAGCAGAATAACGCAAAAGGATAG
- a CDS encoding glycosyltransferase family 2 protein, with protein sequence MAVEQSPEISISVVSHAQIHLIEYLLHDINQHCRALLIELILTLNLDEMLPFTVDSFLFPIKVIRNPIPRGFATNHNQAFTYAAGQFFCVMNPDIRLNDNPFKALLACLQDTAVGVAAPLILSTNGEIEDSARRFPTPLKIFCKAFGRCKGSDYLVKNNPIFPDWVGGMFMLFPREVFKKLGGFDQRYFLYYEDVDLCARLRLKGYEVAVCPDAKVIHLARRSSHHSFKYLKWHLMSMMRFFCSSLFLKIVWLRLTKKTHGQMYDRAI encoded by the coding sequence ATGGCCGTAGAACAATCACCTGAAATTTCTATTTCTGTTGTCAGCCATGCACAAATTCATTTGATTGAATATTTGCTGCATGATATCAATCAGCATTGTCGGGCTTTATTGATCGAATTGATTCTCACACTTAATCTGGATGAGATGTTACCGTTCACAGTAGATAGTTTTTTATTTCCAATAAAGGTTATTCGCAACCCCATTCCTCGGGGATTCGCTACCAATCACAATCAAGCATTTACATACGCAGCGGGACAATTTTTTTGTGTAATGAATCCAGATATCCGGCTGAATGACAACCCATTTAAGGCTTTACTTGCGTGTCTGCAGGATACTGCAGTTGGCGTGGCTGCGCCGCTCATATTGAGTACGAATGGCGAGATAGAAGATAGTGCTCGTCGTTTTCCAACGCCGCTCAAGATATTTTGTAAAGCGTTCGGCAGATGTAAAGGCAGCGACTATCTTGTAAAAAATAATCCCATCTTTCCTGATTGGGTGGGCGGGATGTTCATGTTATTTCCGCGCGAGGTATTCAAAAAACTAGGTGGGTTTGATCAGCGATATTTTCTTTATTATGAAGATGTAGATTTATGCGCCAGGCTGAGGTTAAAGGGTTATGAAGTGGCCGTATGTCCTGATGCCAAGGTGATTCATCTTGCACGCAGGAGTAGTCATCACAGCTTCAAGTATTTGAAATGGCATCTTATGAGTATGATGCGATTTTTTTGTTCCTCCTTATTTTTAAAAATAGTTTGGTTGCGTTTGACGAAAAAAACTCATGGACAAATGTACGATAGAGCAATTTAA
- a CDS encoding glycosyltransferase family 2 protein, which translates to MTLVVSKPNKVTVLLSTYNGSKFLQQQLNSLYEQTYPNIRILVRDDGSSDSTRSILENEQLSGRIDILRGYENLGPALSFFKLLHNAALTETEYVAFCDQDDVWHPHKIEHAVSALLVVADNCPALFCSRLEIVDEQLNHIGFTNTPRKVGFGNALVENIATGCTMVLNRKAVELICKHLPSKVLMHDWWCYLVLSCFGEIVFDSNANIKYRQHGNNTIGATVNIFDELKRKMHRFIYSGRGLLWLQAWLQASVFLNMFENGIPLSQRLVLNKFIAAKSSLWCRVQLVLSKEIWRQKWFDNLVLRLIIFINRI; encoded by the coding sequence ATGACGCTAGTGGTATCCAAGCCAAATAAGGTCACAGTACTACTGTCCACATACAATGGAAGCAAGTTTCTTCAGCAACAGCTAAATTCGTTGTATGAGCAAACCTATCCAAATATTAGGATTTTGGTAAGAGACGATGGATCATCAGATTCAACAAGAAGCATTTTAGAAAATGAGCAATTAAGTGGGCGTATAGATATATTAAGAGGGTATGAAAACCTAGGCCCAGCCCTGAGTTTCTTTAAGTTACTGCATAATGCTGCGTTAACTGAAACAGAATACGTTGCTTTTTGTGATCAAGATGATGTTTGGCATCCCCATAAAATTGAGCACGCGGTTTCAGCCTTGTTAGTAGTCGCTGATAACTGTCCGGCATTATTTTGCTCCAGGTTAGAAATTGTTGACGAACAGTTAAACCATATTGGATTTACCAATACACCAAGAAAAGTTGGCTTTGGCAATGCTCTAGTTGAAAATATTGCTACCGGCTGTACGATGGTACTTAATCGAAAAGCAGTGGAACTTATTTGTAAACACCTTCCAAGTAAAGTGTTGATGCATGATTGGTGGTGCTATTTAGTTCTATCTTGTTTTGGCGAAATTGTTTTTGATAGTAATGCCAATATTAAATATAGGCAGCACGGAAATAATACCATTGGCGCAACCGTGAATATATTTGATGAATTAAAAAGAAAAATGCATAGATTTATTTACAGCGGAAGAGGATTGCTTTGGTTGCAAGCTTGGTTACAAGCTTCCGTTTTTTTAAATATGTTTGAAAATGGCATTCCGTTATCTCAAAGACTCGTTCTCAATAAATTCATTGCAGCAAAATCATCATTGTGGTGTCGCGTTCAGTTAGTGTTATCCAAAGAAATATGGCGGCAAAAATGGTTTGATAATTTGGTCTTGCGCTTGATTATATTTATTAATCGAATCTGA